A genomic region of Mitsuaria sp. 7 contains the following coding sequences:
- a CDS encoding YoaK family protein, which translates to MTGAKKLLLASLALGFIGGYVDTVGFVALFGLFTAHVTGNFVLIGAELSRASANSVLLKLLVFPTFIAAVALARLVALRCERTKTVASRPLLVMQTVLLLVALVCSVPAGAALAPDAPWAMATGLFMTAAMGVQNAAGRLAWPALTPTTVMTGNVTQVVIDSVDLLRGAAGPEVRDRLKRFIWPVVAFAIGALSGAFAYAGWKFWSLLLPLVMLVGLVVMDVRSDHKA; encoded by the coding sequence ATGACCGGCGCGAAGAAGCTGCTGCTGGCGAGCCTCGCGCTGGGCTTCATCGGCGGCTATGTGGACACGGTGGGGTTCGTGGCGCTGTTCGGGCTGTTCACGGCGCACGTGACGGGCAACTTCGTGCTGATCGGCGCGGAGCTCAGCCGCGCGAGCGCCAACAGCGTGCTGCTGAAGCTGCTGGTGTTCCCGACCTTCATCGCGGCGGTGGCGCTCGCGCGTCTGGTGGCGCTGCGCTGCGAGCGGACAAAGACGGTGGCCAGCCGGCCGCTGCTCGTGATGCAGACGGTGCTGCTGCTGGTGGCGCTCGTCTGCAGCGTGCCGGCGGGAGCGGCGCTCGCGCCGGATGCGCCATGGGCGATGGCGACGGGGCTGTTCATGACGGCCGCGATGGGCGTGCAGAACGCGGCGGGGCGGTTGGCGTGGCCGGCGCTGACGCCGACGACGGTGATGACGGGGAACGTCACGCAGGTGGTGATCGACAGCGTCGACCTGCTGCGCGGCGCGGCCGGCCCGGAGGTGCGGGACCGGCTGAAGCGCTTCATCTGGCCGGTGGTGGCGTTCGCGATCGGCGCGCTGTCCGGGGCGTTCGCGTATGCGGGGTGGAAATTCTGGTCGCTGCTATTACCGCTGGTGATGCTCGTCGGCCTGGTCGTGATGGATGTGAGGTCGGATCACAAGGCGTGA
- a CDS encoding response regulator transcription factor codes for MVPASDPIRVLTVDDHPLMREGIAAVLGEQPDMTPVGEADNGWNGLQAFERLRPDVTLMDIQMPGMDGLEALARLRALSPAARVIVLTTFKSDGQAWQALKLGASGYLLKTQLRTELLDAIRAVHRGNRWIPNEVAQEIAAHAGQEQLSGREIDVLEHIAQGMSNREIGGKLSLSEDTIKARVKTILSKLDARDRTHAVVLALKRGLLRL; via the coding sequence ATGGTGCCCGCGTCCGATCCCATCCGCGTCCTGACGGTCGACGACCACCCGCTGATGCGGGAGGGCATCGCCGCGGTGCTGGGCGAGCAGCCCGACATGACGCCGGTGGGCGAGGCCGACAACGGCTGGAACGGCCTGCAGGCCTTCGAGCGGCTGCGGCCCGACGTCACGCTGATGGACATCCAGATGCCGGGCATGGACGGGCTGGAGGCGCTGGCGCGGCTGCGCGCGCTGAGTCCGGCCGCGCGGGTGATCGTGCTGACCACCTTCAAGTCCGACGGCCAGGCCTGGCAGGCGCTGAAGCTGGGCGCCAGCGGCTATCTGCTGAAGACGCAGCTGCGCACCGAGCTGCTGGACGCGATCCGCGCCGTGCACCGCGGCAACCGCTGGATCCCCAACGAGGTCGCGCAGGAGATCGCCGCCCACGCCGGCCAGGAGCAACTGTCGGGTCGTGAGATCGACGTGCTCGAGCACATCGCCCAGGGCATGAGCAACCGCGAGATCGGCGGCAAGCTGTCGCTGTCCGAGGACACCATCAAGGCGCGGGTCAAGACCATCCTGTCCAAGCTCGACGCGCGCGACCGCACGCATGCCGTCGTGCTCGCGCTCAAGCGCGGGCTCCTGCGGCTGTGA
- a CDS encoding sensor histidine kinase, producing the protein MIRRWLGLIFAAACLLVAGGTPARAAGDGLPDFSHRSWTVRDGAPPDVWTLGGGREGVLWLGTGMGLYRFDGLRFERYRPGDPSLPALNINALLVDDDRTLWVGLFDGGVVQLREGQVVRHGAAQGLPDGRVLRLARASGALWAAAGKGLARFDGQRWHRVGEAQGYPEPGAEYLFRDRQGTLWVSSGERLYRLAAGAERFEYTGVSTGRSAVMTQDGQDRLWLADGRGGVRPLGLPGSWRSWATLPETAPAPGPVRADDLAAAPFSPSVVSSRDGQPLTRVKQMLFASDGGLWVTVNGRGVFRTDAADTARLLAGEQLDWSRGQWFTVADGLGSSITVPLLESDDGEIWVGTNVGVSSLRQHRIQRVTRLEDAASTGFSVQPDGSGVLLSSSSASWRVDPPGGAVRENGVDPRPLSRRPATQAVRATDGSLWLWDDEALWRSPPGGRWARWDLPLPAGTRAAAQAMAADPTGGLWLSLRDIGVFHATRAGLERVKDGELNGVPPAALAVDADGAVWFGHDGVLTGIDDRGQRLRFGPAQGLRTGRILTVINTRHGLVVAGENGVALGGGGRDGRFATITLDRDPAFGRVSGIVESFDGDLWLNGARGLVRLAAADVPSLFVESAHPLSYQLLDAADGLPGIARQASATPTAVRDARGRLWFVTNLGVVWLDPATTKRSAREVGVDVQALMAGGQDYPAAQGQELPQGTTVLTLRYAARVLSKAEQVRYRFRLVGVDADWRDAGTLREATYANLGPGDYRFEVLASNPDGLWSRQPTVLAFRIAPMLHQHPAFRWAVALALIVAVWGGYRLRVRSLQARLRLRLADRHRERERIARDLHDTLLQGFQGLLLGLDASVRRVADAALRHKMERDLTRAEALLAEGRDRVGQLRQRIDDEDAAEREGNGDDDGSGGDGGRDGDGGGAGDDGRSHDRWIARLARAGQDLIRPPGQFRMRVSGTPRALPAAMEDELLLIAREGLTNADRHARATEVTLELDYRAEAVTLTVRDNGIGLAPDWASRQMRGGRYGMCGMRERARLMDAGFAVRSVPGAGTELVLRVADARQGGWRERWRQARAPVSP; encoded by the coding sequence GTGATCCGACGCTGGCTCGGACTGATCTTCGCGGCGGCGTGCCTGCTAGTCGCTGGCGGCACGCCGGCCCGTGCGGCCGGGGACGGCCTGCCGGATTTCTCCCACCGCTCGTGGACCGTCCGCGACGGCGCGCCGCCGGACGTGTGGACGCTGGGCGGCGGACGCGAGGGCGTGCTCTGGCTCGGCACCGGCATGGGCCTGTACCGCTTCGACGGCCTGCGCTTCGAGCGCTACCGGCCGGGCGATCCGTCCCTGCCGGCGCTCAACATCAACGCGCTGCTGGTCGACGACGACAGGACGCTCTGGGTCGGCCTGTTCGACGGCGGCGTGGTGCAGCTGCGCGAGGGTCAGGTCGTGCGTCACGGCGCCGCCCAGGGGCTGCCGGACGGCCGCGTGCTGCGTCTGGCGCGGGCATCGGGCGCCCTGTGGGCGGCGGCGGGCAAGGGCCTCGCGCGCTTCGACGGCCAGCGCTGGCATCGTGTCGGCGAGGCGCAGGGCTATCCGGAGCCCGGCGCCGAGTACCTGTTCCGCGACCGGCAGGGCACCTTGTGGGTCAGCTCCGGCGAACGCCTCTATCGACTGGCCGCCGGCGCCGAACGGTTCGAGTACACCGGCGTGTCCACGGGCCGCTCCGCCGTGATGACACAGGACGGTCAGGACCGGCTGTGGCTCGCGGATGGGCGCGGCGGCGTGCGGCCGCTGGGATTGCCGGGCTCGTGGCGCTCCTGGGCGACGTTGCCGGAGACGGCCCCGGCGCCCGGACCGGTGCGGGCCGACGATCTCGCTGCCGCGCCGTTCTCTCCCAGCGTGGTGTCCTCGCGCGACGGCCAGCCGCTCACGCGGGTCAAGCAGATGCTGTTCGCCAGCGACGGCGGGCTGTGGGTGACGGTCAACGGGCGCGGCGTGTTCCGCACCGACGCCGCAGACACCGCGCGCCTGCTGGCGGGGGAGCAGCTCGACTGGTCCCGCGGGCAGTGGTTCACCGTCGCCGATGGACTGGGATCGTCGATCACCGTCCCGCTGCTGGAGAGCGACGACGGCGAGATCTGGGTCGGCACCAACGTCGGCGTGAGCAGCCTGCGCCAGCACCGCATCCAGCGCGTCACGCGGCTGGAGGACGCGGCCTCGACCGGCTTCAGCGTGCAGCCGGACGGCAGCGGCGTGCTGCTGTCGAGTTCCTCCGCGAGCTGGCGCGTCGACCCGCCCGGTGGCGCGGTACGCGAGAACGGCGTCGATCCCCGGCCCCTGTCGCGGCGTCCGGCCACGCAGGCCGTGCGGGCGACCGACGGTTCGCTCTGGCTGTGGGACGACGAGGCGCTCTGGCGCTCGCCACCAGGCGGGCGCTGGGCGCGTTGGGACCTGCCGCTGCCGGCCGGCACGCGGGCCGCCGCGCAGGCCATGGCCGCTGATCCGACCGGCGGCCTGTGGCTGTCATTGCGGGACATCGGCGTTTTCCATGCGACGCGCGCAGGCCTGGAACGCGTCAAGGACGGTGAGCTGAACGGTGTCCCGCCGGCCGCGCTGGCGGTCGATGCCGACGGCGCCGTCTGGTTCGGCCACGACGGCGTGCTCACGGGCATCGACGATCGCGGCCAGCGTCTGCGCTTCGGCCCCGCACAAGGCTTGCGCACGGGCCGCATCCTCACGGTGATCAACACCCGTCACGGCCTGGTCGTCGCCGGCGAGAACGGCGTCGCGCTCGGAGGCGGCGGTCGAGACGGTCGTTTCGCCACGATCACGCTGGACCGCGATCCCGCCTTCGGGCGGGTGTCCGGCATCGTCGAGTCCTTCGACGGGGATCTCTGGCTCAACGGCGCCCGCGGGCTCGTGCGGCTGGCCGCGGCGGACGTACCGTCGCTGTTCGTCGAATCGGCCCATCCGCTGAGTTACCAACTGCTGGACGCGGCCGACGGCTTGCCGGGCATCGCGCGGCAGGCTTCGGCGACGCCCACCGCGGTGCGCGATGCCCGCGGGCGTCTGTGGTTCGTGACCAACCTCGGCGTGGTCTGGCTGGATCCGGCGACGACGAAGCGCAGCGCGCGCGAGGTCGGCGTCGACGTGCAGGCGCTGATGGCCGGTGGACAGGACTATCCGGCCGCGCAGGGTCAGGAGTTGCCTCAGGGGACGACCGTGCTGACGCTGCGGTACGCCGCGCGCGTGCTGAGCAAGGCCGAACAGGTCCGCTACCGCTTCCGGCTGGTCGGCGTCGATGCCGACTGGCGCGACGCCGGCACCCTGCGGGAGGCGACCTACGCCAACCTCGGTCCCGGCGATTACCGCTTCGAAGTGCTCGCCTCGAATCCGGACGGCCTCTGGAGCCGCCAGCCGACGGTGCTGGCCTTCCGCATCGCACCGATGCTCCACCAGCATCCGGCCTTCCGGTGGGCCGTGGCGCTGGCGCTGATCGTGGCCGTCTGGGGTGGGTACCGGTTGCGGGTGAGATCGCTGCAGGCCCGGCTGCGGCTGCGTCTGGCCGATCGTCATCGCGAGCGGGAACGCATTGCGCGCGACCTGCACGACACCCTGCTGCAGGGCTTCCAGGGCTTGCTGCTGGGCCTGGACGCGAGCGTGCGGCGCGTCGCCGACGCGGCGCTGCGGCACAAGATGGAACGGGACCTGACGCGCGCCGAGGCGCTGCTCGCCGAAGGACGCGACCGCGTCGGGCAGCTCCGGCAGCGCATCGACGACGAGGACGCCGCCGAGCGCGAGGGCAACGGCGACGATGACGGAAGCGGAGGCGACGGAGGCAGGGACGGCGACGGTGGCGGCGCGGGCGACGATGGCCGGAGCCATGACCGATGGATCGCCCGGCTGGCGCGCGCCGGACAGGATCTGATCCGTCCGCCGGGCCAGTTCCGGATGCGGGTGAGCGGGACGCCGCGCGCCTTGCCGGCGGCGATGGAAGACGAGCTGCTGCTGATCGCGCGCGAAGGCCTGACCAACGCCGACCGCCATGCGCGCGCGACGGAGGTGACGCTGGAACTCGACTACCGGGCCGAGGCGGTGACGCTGACGGTGCGCGACAACGGCATCGGGCTGGCGCCGGACTGGGCGTCGCGCCAGATGCGCGGCGGGCGATACGGCATGTGCGGGATGCGCGAGCGGGCGCGATTGATGGACGCCGGCTTCGCGGTGCGCAGCGTGCCGGGCGCCGGCACCGAGCTGGTGCTGCGCGTGGCTGACGCGCGACAGGGCGGTTGGCGGGAGCGCTGGCGGCAGGCGCGCGCGCCGGTCTCCCCGTGA
- a CDS encoding amidohydrolase — translation MSETTTPDLVLFNGRFTTLDRTRPSAEAVAIKDGRFTGVGANQEILALAGPSTRRIDLKGRGVLPGLIDNHLHIIRGGLNFNMELRWDGVRSLADAMAMLKTQVDITPAPQWVRVVGGFTEHQFAEKRLPTIDELNALAPDTPVFLLHLYDRALLNGAALRAVGYTRETPEPPGGQILRDAAGNPTGLLLAKPNASILYATLAKGPKLPPEYQLNSTRHFMRELNRLGVTGAIDAGGGFQNYPEDYQIIQKLSDAGQLTIRLAYNLFTQKAGQEKEDFLHWAQSVTYKQGDDYFRHNGAGEMLVFSAADFEDFRQPRPDLPDQMEGELEEVVRILVQNRWPWRMHATYDETISRSLDVFEKVHRDTPIDGLNWFFDHAETISTRSMDRIAALGGGVAVQHRMAYQGEYFVERYGARAAEATPPVAEMLRRGMKVSAGTDATRVASYNPWVSLSWMVTGRTVGGLQITPQRNCLDRETALRMWTENVTWFSNEQGNKGQIAAGQLADLVVPDRDFFGCPESDIADTSALLTIVGGRVVWGAGEFAALDDSAPPPAMPDWSPVRRFGGYGAWGAEGKPLQAAMQRVACCDTACGVHGHAHANAWASEIPASDLRGFWGALGCACWAV, via the coding sequence ATGTCTGAGACGACCACGCCCGATCTGGTGCTGTTCAACGGGCGCTTCACGACGCTGGACCGCACGCGGCCCAGCGCTGAAGCGGTCGCCATCAAGGACGGCCGCTTCACGGGCGTCGGCGCCAACCAGGAGATCCTGGCGTTGGCCGGACCCTCGACACGCCGCATCGACCTGAAGGGCCGCGGCGTGCTGCCGGGCCTGATAGACAACCACCTGCACATCATCCGCGGTGGCTTGAACTTCAACATGGAGCTGCGCTGGGACGGCGTGCGCAGCCTCGCGGACGCGATGGCGATGCTGAAGACGCAGGTCGACATCACGCCCGCGCCGCAGTGGGTGCGCGTGGTGGGCGGCTTCACCGAGCACCAGTTCGCCGAGAAGCGGCTGCCCACCATCGACGAGTTGAACGCCCTCGCGCCGGACACGCCCGTCTTCCTGCTGCACCTCTACGACCGCGCGCTGCTGAACGGCGCCGCGCTGCGGGCCGTCGGCTACACGCGCGAGACGCCGGAGCCGCCGGGCGGCCAGATCCTGCGCGACGCCGCGGGCAATCCCACGGGCCTGCTGCTGGCCAAGCCCAACGCCTCGATCCTCTACGCGACGCTGGCCAAGGGACCCAAGCTGCCGCCCGAGTACCAGCTCAACAGCACGCGTCACTTCATGCGCGAGCTCAACCGCCTCGGCGTCACCGGCGCGATCGATGCGGGCGGCGGTTTCCAGAACTATCCCGAGGACTACCAGATCATCCAGAAGCTGTCCGACGCCGGACAGCTGACGATCCGGCTGGCCTACAACCTGTTCACCCAGAAGGCGGGACAGGAGAAGGAGGACTTCCTCCATTGGGCGCAGTCGGTCACCTACAAGCAGGGGGACGACTACTTCCGCCACAACGGCGCGGGCGAGATGCTGGTGTTCTCCGCCGCCGACTTCGAGGACTTCCGCCAGCCGCGGCCGGACCTGCCGGACCAGATGGAAGGCGAGCTCGAGGAGGTCGTGCGCATCCTGGTCCAGAACCGCTGGCCGTGGCGCATGCATGCGACCTACGACGAGACGATCTCGCGCTCGCTGGATGTCTTCGAGAAGGTCCATCGCGACACGCCGATCGACGGGCTGAACTGGTTCTTCGACCATGCGGAGACGATCTCGACGCGCTCGATGGACCGGATCGCCGCGCTGGGCGGGGGCGTGGCGGTGCAGCACCGCATGGCCTACCAGGGCGAGTACTTCGTCGAGCGCTACGGCGCCCGCGCCGCCGAGGCGACGCCGCCGGTGGCGGAGATGCTGCGCCGGGGCATGAAGGTGTCGGCGGGGACGGACGCGACGCGGGTGGCCTCGTACAACCCGTGGGTATCGCTGTCGTGGATGGTGACGGGGCGCACCGTCGGCGGATTGCAGATCACGCCGCAGCGCAATTGCCTCGATCGCGAAACGGCGCTGCGCATGTGGACCGAGAACGTCACGTGGTTCTCGAACGAGCAGGGCAACAAGGGTCAGATCGCGGCGGGCCAGCTCGCCGATCTGGTCGTGCCGGACCGCGACTTCTTCGGTTGTCCGGAATCGGACATCGCCGACACGAGCGCCTTGCTGACGATTGTCGGCGGCAGAGTCGTGTGGGGCGCGGGCGAGTTCGCTGCGCTCGACGACTCCGCGCCGCCCCCGGCGATGCCGGACTGGTCGCCGGTGCGGCGCTTCGGCGGCTACGGCGCTTGGGGTGCCGAAGGCAAGCCGCTGCAGGCGGCGATGCAACGCGTCGCGTGCTGCGACACGGCGTGCGGCGTGCACGGCCACGCGCATGCGAATGCCTGGGCATCGGAGATTCCGGCATCGGACCTTCGCGGCTTCTGGGGAGCGTTGGGCTGCGCGTGCTGGGCGGTTTGA
- a CDS encoding XapX domain-containing protein, with translation MNTYVLSAAVGLLVGVLYGVLNVRSPAPPVIALVGLLGILAGEQIPPLVRQWLQRDTHQASWIEQKVRPHMFGQMPGCEKAKSPAQTKTTETHDV, from the coding sequence ATGAATACCTATGTCTTGTCGGCCGCCGTCGGGTTGCTGGTCGGGGTGCTGTATGGCGTGCTCAACGTGCGATCGCCGGCGCCGCCGGTGATCGCGCTGGTGGGTCTGCTGGGCATCCTCGCGGGCGAACAGATCCCGCCGCTCGTGCGCCAATGGCTGCAGCGCGACACGCACCAGGCCAGCTGGATCGAACAGAAGGTGCGACCGCACATGTTCGGGCAGATGCCGGGCTGCGAGAAGGCAAAGTCGCCAGCGCAGACGAAGACCACGGAGACCCACGATGTCTGA
- a CDS encoding RidA family protein: MSRDQALTQAAQQLGYDFDGEIKAGGNYQPLMRDGNTVYVSGQVPRVKDTVVVTGRVGTEVDLARAQHAAKICAMRALVLLQRSLGSLDAVKQILRLNVFTQCAENFTQLSEVADGASELLVQVLGPAGTHVRTSVGVYALPKNASVELDLTVSVQP; encoded by the coding sequence ATGAGCAGAGACCAGGCCCTCACCCAAGCCGCCCAGCAACTGGGCTACGACTTCGACGGCGAGATCAAGGCCGGCGGCAACTATCAGCCGCTGATGCGCGACGGAAACACCGTCTACGTGAGCGGCCAGGTGCCGCGCGTGAAGGACACCGTCGTGGTGACCGGCCGCGTCGGCACCGAGGTGGACCTTGCTCGCGCGCAGCACGCCGCCAAGATCTGCGCGATGCGCGCGCTGGTGCTGCTGCAGCGCTCGCTCGGCTCGCTGGACGCGGTGAAGCAGATCCTTCGTCTGAACGTCTTCACGCAGTGCGCCGAGAACTTCACCCAGCTCAGCGAAGTGGCTGACGGCGCGTCGGAGTTGCTGGTGCAGGTGCTCGGTCCTGCGGGCACGCATGTGCGGACCTCGGTCGGCGTCTATGCGCTGCCGAAGAACGCGAGCGTGGAGCTGGATCTGACGGTCTCCGTCCAGCCCTGA
- a CDS encoding response regulator transcription factor: protein MSLIERLHAVPDAVLDAIVLHRNPLLRAGIAAALSPFFRAHDAGDDAGLIAESGVLPTLPAGPSGRVEPIRLVVADHDGALQALAGLPRRGAHGAPGTHGGQPALGGHGGHGGHGSSFGGAPGPHWLVVSPVVHGGRVRQAMSAGVLGYVHAACALEELRDAARAVAAGRRYLCRTAAGAVAEGWLGDDLTPRERDVLRMLCLGLDNKSIGLRLGVAAGTVKTHVKTLLQKLGARSRTQAATEALRRGLLEDEPLIDDPFPSPVRAAPRGSAPAPVPTLYALRPLPAA, encoded by the coding sequence ATGTCCCTGATCGAGCGCCTCCATGCCGTCCCGGACGCCGTCCTCGACGCGATCGTCCTCCACCGCAATCCGCTGCTGCGCGCCGGCATCGCCGCCGCGCTGTCGCCGTTCTTCCGCGCCCACGACGCCGGGGACGACGCCGGCCTGATCGCCGAGTCCGGCGTGCTGCCGACGCTCCCCGCCGGACCGTCCGGCCGCGTCGAGCCGATCCGTCTCGTCGTCGCCGACCACGACGGGGCGCTGCAGGCGCTGGCCGGCCTGCCGCGCCGGGGCGCTCATGGCGCGCCAGGCACGCACGGTGGACAGCCCGCTCTCGGTGGACATGGCGGACATGGCGGACATGGCAGTTCCTTCGGCGGTGCTCCGGGCCCCCATTGGCTGGTCGTCAGTCCCGTGGTCCATGGCGGCCGGGTCCGTCAGGCGATGTCCGCGGGCGTGCTCGGGTATGTGCACGCCGCCTGCGCGCTGGAGGAGTTGCGCGACGCCGCGCGCGCCGTCGCCGCCGGTCGGCGCTACCTCTGCCGCACGGCGGCCGGCGCCGTCGCCGAAGGCTGGCTCGGCGACGACCTCACCCCCCGCGAGCGCGACGTGCTGCGCATGCTGTGCCTCGGGCTGGACAACAAGTCCATCGGCCTGCGGCTGGGCGTCGCGGCCGGCACGGTCAAGACGCATGTGAAGACGCTGCTGCAGAAGCTAGGCGCGCGCAGCCGCACCCAGGCCGCCACCGAGGCGCTGCGCCGCGGACTGCTCGAGGACGAGCCGCTGATCGACGATCCCTTCCCGTCTCCGGTGCGTGCGGCGCCGCGAGGATCGGCGCCGGCGCCAGTGCCGACGCTCTACGCGCTCCGGCCGCTGCCCGCGGCGTGA
- a CDS encoding alpha/beta fold hydrolase, producing the protein MSYVTTQDGTEIFYKDWGSGRPVVFSHGWPLSSDAWEDQMLFLGQNGFRVIAHDRRGHGRSSQSWNGNDMDTYADDLAAVLDKLDVKDAILVGHSTGGGEVTRYVGRHGTQRVAKVVLVGAVPPTMMKSAAYPNGLPKDVFDGIRDGVRKDRSQFYKDLTTPFFGANRPGAVVSQGARDSFWLQGMQGSLSSQFDCIKQFSETDFTEDLKKIDVPTLIIHGDDDQIVPIGHSAELSVKLAPKATLKVYKGGSHGLAVTAKDQLNADLLAFAKS; encoded by the coding sequence ATGAGCTACGTCACCACCCAGGACGGTACCGAGATCTTCTACAAGGACTGGGGCAGCGGCCGACCGGTCGTCTTCTCGCACGGCTGGCCGCTGAGCAGCGATGCCTGGGAAGACCAGATGCTGTTCCTCGGCCAGAACGGCTTCCGCGTGATCGCGCATGACCGCCGCGGTCATGGCCGCTCCAGCCAGAGCTGGAACGGCAACGACATGGACACCTACGCCGACGATCTGGCCGCGGTGCTCGACAAGCTGGACGTCAAGGACGCCATCCTGGTCGGCCACTCGACCGGCGGCGGCGAGGTCACCCGCTACGTCGGCCGTCACGGCACCCAGCGCGTGGCCAAGGTCGTGCTGGTCGGCGCCGTGCCGCCGACGATGATGAAGTCCGCCGCGTATCCGAACGGCCTGCCCAAGGACGTCTTCGACGGCATCCGCGACGGCGTGCGCAAGGACCGCTCGCAGTTCTACAAGGACCTGACGACGCCCTTCTTCGGCGCCAACCGGCCCGGCGCCGTCGTGTCGCAGGGCGCGCGCGACAGCTTCTGGCTGCAGGGCATGCAGGGCTCGCTGTCGTCGCAGTTCGACTGCATCAAGCAGTTCTCGGAAACCGACTTCACCGAGGACCTGAAGAAGATCGATGTGCCCACGCTGATCATCCACGGCGATGACGATCAGATCGTCCCGATCGGCCATTCCGCCGAGCTGTCCGTGAAGCTGGCGCCCAAGGCGACGCTCAAGGTCTACAAGGGCGGCAGCCACGGCCTGGCGGTCACCGCCAAGGACCAGCTCAACGCCGACCTGCTGGCGTTCGCCAAGTCCTGA
- a CDS encoding hydrolase: MTPIAKAAPGAKLLNPKDHTLVLIDFQSQMAFATHSISANELRTNASLVAQAAAGFGVSTILTTVAEKSFSGPMFEEITAPFPGQKLLDRTSMNTWEDAAVIEEINRIGKPRIVLAGLWTSVCIVGPALSAIDQGFEVYVITDACGDVSAEAHERAVERMVQAGAQPMTSLQYLLELQRDWARGETYDLTTGIARKVGGSYGIGINYAKSMFNAHEG; encoded by the coding sequence ATGACCCCCATCGCCAAGGCCGCCCCCGGCGCCAAGTTGCTGAACCCCAAGGACCACACGCTGGTCCTGATCGACTTCCAGTCGCAGATGGCCTTCGCCACGCACTCGATCTCCGCCAACGAGCTGCGCACCAACGCGTCGCTGGTGGCGCAGGCGGCCGCCGGCTTCGGCGTGTCGACCATCCTGACCACGGTCGCGGAGAAGAGCTTCTCCGGCCCGATGTTCGAGGAGATCACCGCGCCCTTCCCCGGCCAGAAGCTGCTGGACCGCACCTCGATGAACACCTGGGAAGACGCGGCGGTGATCGAGGAGATCAACCGCATCGGCAAGCCGCGCATCGTGCTGGCGGGCCTGTGGACCAGCGTGTGCATCGTGGGTCCGGCGCTGTCGGCGATCGACCAGGGCTTCGAGGTCTACGTGATCACCGACGCCTGCGGCGACGTCTCGGCCGAGGCGCATGAGCGCGCCGTCGAGCGCATGGTGCAGGCCGGCGCGCAGCCGATGACCTCGCTGCAGTACCTGCTGGAACTGCAGCGCGACTGGGCGCGCGGCGAGACCTACGACCTGACCACCGGCATTGCGCGCAAGGTGGGCGGCTCGTACGGCATCGGCATCAACTACGCCAAGTCGATGTTCAACGCCCACGAGGGCTGA
- a CDS encoding response regulator transcription factor, which produces MSENTIKLLLVEDQQLVREGLKGLLALHDDIRLIGEASDGAEALELLAREQPDVILSDMRMPRLDGIGLIRALAARALKIPVVLLTTFDDTAAFDEAVRAGARGFLLKAISPDTLVQALRDVVGGSTALRPLLTERMERAPVERAFAATPEPETLSPKELQVLRLVASGRSNTEIAALLGNSEGVIKNHCSAVFAKMGVRDRTQAVLRAIDLGWI; this is translated from the coding sequence ATGAGCGAGAACACGATCAAGCTGCTGCTGGTGGAAGACCAGCAACTGGTGCGCGAGGGCCTCAAGGGCCTGCTGGCGCTGCACGACGACATCCGCCTGATCGGCGAGGCGTCGGACGGCGCGGAGGCGCTGGAGCTGCTGGCGCGCGAGCAGCCCGACGTGATCCTGTCGGACATGCGCATGCCGCGGCTGGACGGGATCGGGCTGATCCGCGCGCTGGCGGCGCGGGCGTTGAAGATCCCGGTGGTGCTGCTGACGACCTTCGACGACACGGCGGCGTTCGACGAGGCCGTGCGGGCCGGGGCGCGAGGCTTCCTGCTGAAGGCGATCAGCCCGGACACGCTGGTGCAGGCGCTGCGCGACGTGGTGGGCGGATCGACCGCGCTGCGGCCGCTGCTGACCGAGCGTATGGAACGCGCGCCGGTCGAGCGTGCCTTCGCGGCGACGCCGGAGCCCGAGACGCTCAGCCCGAAGGAACTTCAGGTGCTGCGTCTGGTGGCCAGCGGCCGCAGCAACACCGAGATCGCCGCGCTGCTGGGCAACAGCGAGGGCGTGATCAAGAACCACTGCTCCGCGGTGTTCGCGAAGATGGGCGTCCGGGACCGCACGCAGGCGGTCCTGCGCGCCATCGACCTCGGCTGGATCTGA
- a CDS encoding DoxX family protein, translated as MKTSSPAAPRWVESILQWPTFGCLLRVGLASAYLIGGIDKALDFSGAVAEQAHFGLQPAALWAVLAIAVELIGSVLLIVNRQVWLAAGALGVLTLVAMLVANNFWDLSGQARFMAKNAFFEHLGLICALAMAARIAVLERKGAA; from the coding sequence ATGAAAACTTCATCCCCCGCTGCCCCCCGATGGGTGGAGAGCATCCTGCAATGGCCCACCTTCGGGTGCCTGCTTCGGGTGGGGTTGGCCTCGGCCTATCTCATCGGCGGGATCGACAAGGCGCTGGACTTCTCCGGCGCGGTCGCGGAACAGGCGCACTTCGGTCTGCAACCGGCGGCGCTGTGGGCGGTGCTGGCGATCGCGGTCGAGCTGATCGGCTCGGTGCTGCTGATCGTCAACCGTCAGGTGTGGCTCGCGGCCGGTGCGCTGGGTGTGCTGACGCTGGTGGCGATGCTGGTCGCCAACAACTTCTGGGACCTGAGCGGGCAAGCCCGCTTCATGGCGAAGAACGCGTTCTTCGAGCACCTCGGACTGATCTGCGCGCTGGCGATGGCGGCGAGGATCGCGGTGCTCGAGCGCAAGGGGGCCGCATGA